One window of Triplophysa rosa linkage group LG8, Trosa_1v2, whole genome shotgun sequence genomic DNA carries:
- the cep72 gene encoding centrosomal protein of 72 kDa isoform X4 — MREVALQFKTMAADDFTITEQWIRDKLNLQHICLADVRSLSLPGTYEGKICHVGSALKNFVRLKTLDLSHNALITVKGIEHLELLENLNLYYNRLESLRDVFSLHKLQNLTELDLRLNPVVRRHPHYRLYFIHAITKLRKLDDCPVRDRERKAALLHFSSENNLEQIHKKQVLTQDANGRSSELRIKAVERMMKTISLLEGNEEAALNEVYKHQTLSPEISQGPGAHAQQGAHRVTFVSPVAERRHAVKTQSGTVRGQSVFTPHPSDLHELIMSVRCGQGAYRKPMELLLGVMEEHWSGKKENHHERTFLMNTVQILTMMENDVADGEQEIQTLKETVKTLNSEAELQKEQRQDEIGSLKLQLQQAQESIESVNGQLKTLLEENVALQKQLIRTEEKLLTSRLKKLTDVKDRVSGEPCESEELNRRRAQEHQIRPPENYKSMIARNECLLRQLEEALMG; from the exons ATGCGCGAGGTGGCTTTACAGTTCAAAACAATGGCGGCAGACGATTTCACCATAACAGAGCAGTGGATCAGAGACAAACTAAACCTACAACACATATGTCTAG CGGATGTCCGATCTTTGTCTCTTCCGGGAACATATGAAGGGAAGATCTGTCACGTGGGATCAGCTCTGAAGAACTTTGTGCGTCTGAAAACACTGGATCTATCCCATAATGCCCTCATCACCGTGAAG GGGATTGAGCATCTGGAGTTGCTTGAGAATCTAAATCTGTATTACAACAGACTGGAGTCTCTACGGGACGTCTTTTCACTGCACAAACTGCAGAATCTGACGGAACTGGATCTGAGATTGAATCCTGTGGTCAGGAGACACCCTCATTATCGCCTGTACTTCATTCATGCTATCACCAAACTCCGCAAACTGG ATGATTGTCCAGTTCGAGATAGAGAAAGGAAGGCGGCTCTCTTGCATTTCTCATCGGAGAATAATCTGGAGCAAATTCACAAGAAACAAGTTTTAACACAAGACGCAAACGGCAG AAGCAGCGAGCTCAGAATTAAAGCAGTGGAGCGGATGATGAAGACCATCTCGCTTCTCGAGGGCAACGAAGAAGCTGCTCTCAATGAAGTCTACAAACATCAAACTCTCTCCCCTGAAATCTCTCAGG GGCCTGGTGCTCACGCTCAACAAGGCGCCCACAGAGTGACTTTCGTGAGTCCTGTCGCTGAAAGACGTCATGCGGTGAAGACTCAGTCCGGTACAGTGCGAGGGCAGAGCGTCTTCACTCCTCACCCGTCTGATCTCCACG AACTGATCATGTCTGTCCGGTGTGGTCAGGGAGCGTACAGAAAACCCATGGAGCTTCTGCTCGGCGTGATGGAGGAGCACTGGTCCGGAAAGAAGGAGAATCACCACGAGCGGACGTTCCTCA TGAATACGGTTCAGATCCTCACCATGATGGAGAATGATGTTGCGGACGGAGAGCAGGAGATCCAGACTCTTAAAGAAACGGTCAAGACTTTAAACTCTGAGGCTGAACTACAGAAGGAACAGCGTCAGGATGAGATCGGATCATTGAAACTTCAGCTTCAACAGGCTCAAGAATCTATC GAGTCTGTGAATGGTCAACTGAAGACCCTGCTGGAGGAGAACGTGGCCTTACAGAAACAGCTCATCAGAACCGAAGAGAAGCTGCTCACCTCACGACTAAAGAAACTGACGGACGTGAAGGACAGAG TTTCAGGTGAGCCGTGTGAATCTGAGGAGCTGAACAGACGGAGGGCTCAGGAACATCAGATCCGGCCACCAGAAAACTACAA GTCTATGATCGCCAGAAATGAATGTTTGCTTCGACAGCTGGAAGAGGCTCTGATGGGCTGA
- the cep72 gene encoding centrosomal protein of 72 kDa isoform X5: protein MREVALQFKTMAADDFTITEQWIRDKLNLQHICLADVRSLSLPGTYEGKICHVGSALKNFVRLKTLDLSHNALITVKGIEHLELLENLNLYYNRLESLRDVFSLHKLQNLTELDLRLNPVVRRHPHYRLYFIHAITKLRKLDDCPVRDRERKAALLHFSSENNLEQIHKKQVLTQDANGRSSELRIKAVERMMKTISLLEGNEEAALNEVYKHQTLSPEISQGPGAHAQQGAHRVTFVSPVAERRHAVKTQSGTVRGQSVFTPHPSDLHGTSHTISFMTRSSHRSVSVVVSDAHTLNARLPLCVAEGEHGALKMRNQTENSSNPVLNPPRLTYRTQDPTSGRSPPASERKPRRVCHVHFDSDSFVCSLTVSSSCRTDHVCPVWSGSVQKTHGASARRDGGALVRKEGESPRADVPQSSP, encoded by the exons ATGCGCGAGGTGGCTTTACAGTTCAAAACAATGGCGGCAGACGATTTCACCATAACAGAGCAGTGGATCAGAGACAAACTAAACCTACAACACATATGTCTAG CGGATGTCCGATCTTTGTCTCTTCCGGGAACATATGAAGGGAAGATCTGTCACGTGGGATCAGCTCTGAAGAACTTTGTGCGTCTGAAAACACTGGATCTATCCCATAATGCCCTCATCACCGTGAAG GGGATTGAGCATCTGGAGTTGCTTGAGAATCTAAATCTGTATTACAACAGACTGGAGTCTCTACGGGACGTCTTTTCACTGCACAAACTGCAGAATCTGACGGAACTGGATCTGAGATTGAATCCTGTGGTCAGGAGACACCCTCATTATCGCCTGTACTTCATTCATGCTATCACCAAACTCCGCAAACTGG ATGATTGTCCAGTTCGAGATAGAGAAAGGAAGGCGGCTCTCTTGCATTTCTCATCGGAGAATAATCTGGAGCAAATTCACAAGAAACAAGTTTTAACACAAGACGCAAACGGCAG AAGCAGCGAGCTCAGAATTAAAGCAGTGGAGCGGATGATGAAGACCATCTCGCTTCTCGAGGGCAACGAAGAAGCTGCTCTCAATGAAGTCTACAAACATCAAACTCTCTCCCCTGAAATCTCTCAGG GGCCTGGTGCTCACGCTCAACAAGGCGCCCACAGAGTGACTTTCGTGAGTCCTGTCGCTGAAAGACGTCATGCGGTGAAGACTCAGTCCGGTACAGTGCGAGGGCAGAGCGTCTTCACTCCTCACCCGTCTGATCTCCACGGTACTTCTCACACAATCTCATTCATGACCCGCTCTTCCCATCGTTCAGTTTCTGTCGTCGTCTCAGACGCGCATACACTTAACGCACGTTTACCACTTTGTGTCGCAGAGGGTGAACACGGAGCTCTTAAAATGCGAAACCAAACAGAAAACAGTTCAAATCCAGTGTTAAACCCACCCAGATTAACCTACAGGACACAGGATCCCACCTCTGGTAGAAGCCCACCGGCATCAGAGAGAAAACCGCGCAGGGTCTGCCATGTTCACTTCGATTCTGATTCATTTGTCTGTTCATTGACCGTTTCTTCATCGTGTAGAACTGATCATGTCTGTCCGGTGTGGTCAGGGAGCGTACAGAAAACCCATGGAGCTTCTGCTCGGCGTGATGGAGGAGCACTGGTCCGGAAAGAAGGAGAATCACCACGAGCGGACGTTCCTCA ATCCTCACCATGA
- the cep72 gene encoding centrosomal protein of 72 kDa isoform X1, whose protein sequence is MREVALQFKTMAADDFTITEQWIRDKLNLQHICLADVRSLSLPGTYEGKICHVGSALKNFVRLKTLDLSHNALITVKGIEHLELLENLNLYYNRLESLRDVFSLHKLQNLTELDLRLNPVVRRHPHYRLYFIHAITKLRKLDDCPVRDRERKAALLHFSSENNLEQIHKKQVLTQDANGRSSELRIKAVERMMKTISLLEGNEEAALNEVYKHQTLSPEISQGPGAHAQQGAHRVTFVSPVAERRHAVKTQSGTVRGQSVFTPHPSDLHGTSHTISFMTRSSHRSVSVVVSDAHTLNARLPLCVAEGEHGALKMRNQTENSSNPVLNPPRLTYRTQDPTSGRSPPASERKPRRGAYRKPMELLLGVMEEHWSGKKENHHERTFLMNTVQILTMMENDVADGEQEIQTLKETVKTLNSEAELQKEQRQDEIGSLKLQLQQAQESIESVNGQLKTLLEENVALQKQLIRTEEKLLTSRLKKLTDVKDRVSGEPCESEELNRRRAQEHQIRPPENYKSMIARNECLLRQLEEALMG, encoded by the exons ATGCGCGAGGTGGCTTTACAGTTCAAAACAATGGCGGCAGACGATTTCACCATAACAGAGCAGTGGATCAGAGACAAACTAAACCTACAACACATATGTCTAG CGGATGTCCGATCTTTGTCTCTTCCGGGAACATATGAAGGGAAGATCTGTCACGTGGGATCAGCTCTGAAGAACTTTGTGCGTCTGAAAACACTGGATCTATCCCATAATGCCCTCATCACCGTGAAG GGGATTGAGCATCTGGAGTTGCTTGAGAATCTAAATCTGTATTACAACAGACTGGAGTCTCTACGGGACGTCTTTTCACTGCACAAACTGCAGAATCTGACGGAACTGGATCTGAGATTGAATCCTGTGGTCAGGAGACACCCTCATTATCGCCTGTACTTCATTCATGCTATCACCAAACTCCGCAAACTGG ATGATTGTCCAGTTCGAGATAGAGAAAGGAAGGCGGCTCTCTTGCATTTCTCATCGGAGAATAATCTGGAGCAAATTCACAAGAAACAAGTTTTAACACAAGACGCAAACGGCAG AAGCAGCGAGCTCAGAATTAAAGCAGTGGAGCGGATGATGAAGACCATCTCGCTTCTCGAGGGCAACGAAGAAGCTGCTCTCAATGAAGTCTACAAACATCAAACTCTCTCCCCTGAAATCTCTCAGG GGCCTGGTGCTCACGCTCAACAAGGCGCCCACAGAGTGACTTTCGTGAGTCCTGTCGCTGAAAGACGTCATGCGGTGAAGACTCAGTCCGGTACAGTGCGAGGGCAGAGCGTCTTCACTCCTCACCCGTCTGATCTCCACGGTACTTCTCACACAATCTCATTCATGACCCGCTCTTCCCATCGTTCAGTTTCTGTCGTCGTCTCAGACGCGCATACACTTAACGCACGTTTACCACTTTGTGTCGCAGAGGGTGAACACGGAGCTCTTAAAATGCGAAACCAAACAGAAAACAGTTCAAATCCAGTGTTAAACCCACCCAGATTAACCTACAGGACACAGGATCCCACCTCTGGTAGAAGCCCACCGGCATCAGAGAGAAAACCGCGCAGG GGAGCGTACAGAAAACCCATGGAGCTTCTGCTCGGCGTGATGGAGGAGCACTGGTCCGGAAAGAAGGAGAATCACCACGAGCGGACGTTCCTCA TGAATACGGTTCAGATCCTCACCATGATGGAGAATGATGTTGCGGACGGAGAGCAGGAGATCCAGACTCTTAAAGAAACGGTCAAGACTTTAAACTCTGAGGCTGAACTACAGAAGGAACAGCGTCAGGATGAGATCGGATCATTGAAACTTCAGCTTCAACAGGCTCAAGAATCTATC GAGTCTGTGAATGGTCAACTGAAGACCCTGCTGGAGGAGAACGTGGCCTTACAGAAACAGCTCATCAGAACCGAAGAGAAGCTGCTCACCTCACGACTAAAGAAACTGACGGACGTGAAGGACAGAG TTTCAGGTGAGCCGTGTGAATCTGAGGAGCTGAACAGACGGAGGGCTCAGGAACATCAGATCCGGCCACCAGAAAACTACAA GTCTATGATCGCCAGAAATGAATGTTTGCTTCGACAGCTGGAAGAGGCTCTGATGGGCTGA
- the cep72 gene encoding centrosomal protein of 72 kDa isoform X3, producing MREVALQFKTMAADDFTITEQWIRDKLNLQHICLADVRSLSLPGTYEGKICHVGSALKNFVRLKTLDLSHNALITVKGIEHLELLENLNLYYNRLESLRDVFSLHKLQNLTELDLRLNPVVRRHPHYRLYFIHAITKLRKLDDCPVRDRERKAALLHFSSENNLEQIHKKQVLTQDANGRSSELRIKAVERMMKTISLLEGNEEAALNEVYKHQTLSPEISQGPGAHAQQGAHRVTFVSPVAERRHAVKTQSGTVRGQSVFTPHPSDLHEGEHGALKMRNQTENSSNPVLNPPRLTYRTQDPTSGRSPPASERKPRRGAYRKPMELLLGVMEEHWSGKKENHHERTFLMNTVQILTMMENDVADGEQEIQTLKETVKTLNSEAELQKEQRQDEIGSLKLQLQQAQESIESVNGQLKTLLEENVALQKQLIRTEEKLLTSRLKKLTDVKDRVSGEPCESEELNRRRAQEHQIRPPENYKSMIARNECLLRQLEEALMG from the exons ATGCGCGAGGTGGCTTTACAGTTCAAAACAATGGCGGCAGACGATTTCACCATAACAGAGCAGTGGATCAGAGACAAACTAAACCTACAACACATATGTCTAG CGGATGTCCGATCTTTGTCTCTTCCGGGAACATATGAAGGGAAGATCTGTCACGTGGGATCAGCTCTGAAGAACTTTGTGCGTCTGAAAACACTGGATCTATCCCATAATGCCCTCATCACCGTGAAG GGGATTGAGCATCTGGAGTTGCTTGAGAATCTAAATCTGTATTACAACAGACTGGAGTCTCTACGGGACGTCTTTTCACTGCACAAACTGCAGAATCTGACGGAACTGGATCTGAGATTGAATCCTGTGGTCAGGAGACACCCTCATTATCGCCTGTACTTCATTCATGCTATCACCAAACTCCGCAAACTGG ATGATTGTCCAGTTCGAGATAGAGAAAGGAAGGCGGCTCTCTTGCATTTCTCATCGGAGAATAATCTGGAGCAAATTCACAAGAAACAAGTTTTAACACAAGACGCAAACGGCAG AAGCAGCGAGCTCAGAATTAAAGCAGTGGAGCGGATGATGAAGACCATCTCGCTTCTCGAGGGCAACGAAGAAGCTGCTCTCAATGAAGTCTACAAACATCAAACTCTCTCCCCTGAAATCTCTCAGG GGCCTGGTGCTCACGCTCAACAAGGCGCCCACAGAGTGACTTTCGTGAGTCCTGTCGCTGAAAGACGTCATGCGGTGAAGACTCAGTCCGGTACAGTGCGAGGGCAGAGCGTCTTCACTCCTCACCCGTCTGATCTCCACG AGGGTGAACACGGAGCTCTTAAAATGCGAAACCAAACAGAAAACAGTTCAAATCCAGTGTTAAACCCACCCAGATTAACCTACAGGACACAGGATCCCACCTCTGGTAGAAGCCCACCGGCATCAGAGAGAAAACCGCGCAGG GGAGCGTACAGAAAACCCATGGAGCTTCTGCTCGGCGTGATGGAGGAGCACTGGTCCGGAAAGAAGGAGAATCACCACGAGCGGACGTTCCTCA TGAATACGGTTCAGATCCTCACCATGATGGAGAATGATGTTGCGGACGGAGAGCAGGAGATCCAGACTCTTAAAGAAACGGTCAAGACTTTAAACTCTGAGGCTGAACTACAGAAGGAACAGCGTCAGGATGAGATCGGATCATTGAAACTTCAGCTTCAACAGGCTCAAGAATCTATC GAGTCTGTGAATGGTCAACTGAAGACCCTGCTGGAGGAGAACGTGGCCTTACAGAAACAGCTCATCAGAACCGAAGAGAAGCTGCTCACCTCACGACTAAAGAAACTGACGGACGTGAAGGACAGAG TTTCAGGTGAGCCGTGTGAATCTGAGGAGCTGAACAGACGGAGGGCTCAGGAACATCAGATCCGGCCACCAGAAAACTACAA GTCTATGATCGCCAGAAATGAATGTTTGCTTCGACAGCTGGAAGAGGCTCTGATGGGCTGA
- the cep72 gene encoding centrosomal protein of 72 kDa isoform X2, with the protein MREVALQFKTMAADDFTITEQWIRDKLNLQHICLADVRSLSLPGTYEGKICHVGSALKNFVRLKTLDLSHNALITVKGIEHLELLENLNLYYNRLESLRDVFSLHKLQNLTELDLRLNPVVRRHPHYRLYFIHAITKLRKLDDCPVRDRERKAALLHFSSENNLEQIHKKQVLTQDANGRSSELRIKAVERMMKTISLLEGNEEAALNEVYKHQTLSPEISQGPGAHAQQGAHRVTFVSPVAERRHAVKTQSGTVRGQSVFTPHPSDLHGTSHTISFMTRSSHRSVSVVVSDAHTLNARLPLCVAEGEHGALKMRNQTENSSNPVLNPPRLTYRTQDPTSGRSPPASERKPRRGAYRKPMELLLGVMEEHWSGKKENHHERTFLMNTVQILTMMENDVADGEQEIQTLKETVKTLNSEAELQKEQRQDEIGSLKLQLQQAQESIESVNGQLKTLLEENVALQKQLIRTEEKLLTSRLKKLTDVKDRGEPCESEELNRRRAQEHQIRPPENYKSMIARNECLLRQLEEALMG; encoded by the exons ATGCGCGAGGTGGCTTTACAGTTCAAAACAATGGCGGCAGACGATTTCACCATAACAGAGCAGTGGATCAGAGACAAACTAAACCTACAACACATATGTCTAG CGGATGTCCGATCTTTGTCTCTTCCGGGAACATATGAAGGGAAGATCTGTCACGTGGGATCAGCTCTGAAGAACTTTGTGCGTCTGAAAACACTGGATCTATCCCATAATGCCCTCATCACCGTGAAG GGGATTGAGCATCTGGAGTTGCTTGAGAATCTAAATCTGTATTACAACAGACTGGAGTCTCTACGGGACGTCTTTTCACTGCACAAACTGCAGAATCTGACGGAACTGGATCTGAGATTGAATCCTGTGGTCAGGAGACACCCTCATTATCGCCTGTACTTCATTCATGCTATCACCAAACTCCGCAAACTGG ATGATTGTCCAGTTCGAGATAGAGAAAGGAAGGCGGCTCTCTTGCATTTCTCATCGGAGAATAATCTGGAGCAAATTCACAAGAAACAAGTTTTAACACAAGACGCAAACGGCAG AAGCAGCGAGCTCAGAATTAAAGCAGTGGAGCGGATGATGAAGACCATCTCGCTTCTCGAGGGCAACGAAGAAGCTGCTCTCAATGAAGTCTACAAACATCAAACTCTCTCCCCTGAAATCTCTCAGG GGCCTGGTGCTCACGCTCAACAAGGCGCCCACAGAGTGACTTTCGTGAGTCCTGTCGCTGAAAGACGTCATGCGGTGAAGACTCAGTCCGGTACAGTGCGAGGGCAGAGCGTCTTCACTCCTCACCCGTCTGATCTCCACGGTACTTCTCACACAATCTCATTCATGACCCGCTCTTCCCATCGTTCAGTTTCTGTCGTCGTCTCAGACGCGCATACACTTAACGCACGTTTACCACTTTGTGTCGCAGAGGGTGAACACGGAGCTCTTAAAATGCGAAACCAAACAGAAAACAGTTCAAATCCAGTGTTAAACCCACCCAGATTAACCTACAGGACACAGGATCCCACCTCTGGTAGAAGCCCACCGGCATCAGAGAGAAAACCGCGCAGG GGAGCGTACAGAAAACCCATGGAGCTTCTGCTCGGCGTGATGGAGGAGCACTGGTCCGGAAAGAAGGAGAATCACCACGAGCGGACGTTCCTCA TGAATACGGTTCAGATCCTCACCATGATGGAGAATGATGTTGCGGACGGAGAGCAGGAGATCCAGACTCTTAAAGAAACGGTCAAGACTTTAAACTCTGAGGCTGAACTACAGAAGGAACAGCGTCAGGATGAGATCGGATCATTGAAACTTCAGCTTCAACAGGCTCAAGAATCTATC GAGTCTGTGAATGGTCAACTGAAGACCCTGCTGGAGGAGAACGTGGCCTTACAGAAACAGCTCATCAGAACCGAAGAGAAGCTGCTCACCTCACGACTAAAGAAACTGACGGACGTGAAGGACAGAG GTGAGCCGTGTGAATCTGAGGAGCTGAACAGACGGAGGGCTCAGGAACATCAGATCCGGCCACCAGAAAACTACAA GTCTATGATCGCCAGAAATGAATGTTTGCTTCGACAGCTGGAAGAGGCTCTGATGGGCTGA
- the LOC130558182 gene encoding tubulin polymerization-promoting protein translates to MEEFKVQTAKHPVPNSSPMRPHSEQSREHAAKRLSTASNGTSDGGAGSKTPVEITALEESFRRFAIHGDTRAAGKEMNGKNWSKLCKDCGVIDGKSITLTDVDIVFSKVKNKSNRTITYSQFKEALGELARKRFKEKSSEDAAREVHKLIEGKSPIISGVTRAVASPTVSRLTDTTKFTGSHKERFDETGRGKGKAGRVEMADTSGYVSGYKHAGSYQKKVQGKPGQKPM, encoded by the exons ATGGAGGAGTTTAAGGTCCAGACGGCCAAACATCCGGTACCCAACAGTTCACCCATGAGGCCGCACAGCGAGCAGTCTAGAGAACACGCGGCCAAGCGTCTCTCCACCGCCTCCAACGGCACGAGTGACGGAGGCGCCGGATCCAAAACCCCGGTGGAGATCACGGCGCTGGAGGAGTCGTTCCGCCGCTTCGCCATTCACGGAGACACGCGAGCCGCCGGCAAGGAGATGAACGGCAAGAACTGGTCCAAACTGTGTAAAGACTGCGGCGTCATCGATGGAAAGAGCATCACCCTGACAGACGTGGACATCGTCTTCTCCAAAGTCAA GAATAAATCCAACCGCACCATCACATACAGTCAGTTTAAAGAAGCGCTGGGAGAACTGGCCAGGAAACGTTTTAAAGAGAAGAGCAGCGAGGACGCCGCACGCGAGGTTCACAAACTGATAGAAGGGAAATCGCCCATTATATCTGGAGTCACG AGAGCTGTGGCGTCTCCCACCGTGTCCCGCCTGACAGACACCACCAAGTTCACCGGCTCTCACAAGGAGCGCTTCGACGAGACGGGCCGCGGGAAGGGTAAGGCCGGCCGGGTGGAGATGGCGGACACGTCCGGTTACGTCTCCGGATACAAGCACGCCGGCTCGTACCAGAAGAAAGTTCAAGGGAAACCCGGTCAAAAGCCCATGTGA